The following proteins come from a genomic window of Oncorhynchus mykiss isolate Arlee chromosome 19, USDA_OmykA_1.1, whole genome shotgun sequence:
- the LOC118941458 gene encoding vegetative cell wall protein gp1-like produces MSSLHSNSTNRYCSTSVFLQARQEMYLFILDNHRISNTTQKAPAPSVTISNVSAPPPTPKALQPGGYNPQVVQSRISEVLKKYYSGLWLSKLPCVYRDMHNQDLPGQGVIDLENWTHVCSVEKPVSTNRADRLVYPPQPKPPSLAVAPVKPATAPYTVKPVTTLLAKPITTAPVKPVTTNPMKLAPLFYSLQSPSLNQSQTSPTPPAPSWKHSPTNTPTSPTAPSTLWKPSPSHLLPTPTCNLWKPSPTSTSPSWKPTTTTFSPTPPPNSSLPHLPHMDGLPYPTTPIPPLPYSGEHPCGGVPQTEGAAV; encoded by the exons ATGTCTTCTCTGCATTCAAATAGTACCAACAGATATTGCTCTACCTCTGTTTTTCTTCAGGCCAGACAAGAAATGTACCTTTTCATTCTAGACAACCATCGCATTTCGAATACCACCCAGAAAGCTCCTG CTCCCTCCGTTACCATCAGTAACGTCTCTGCTCCTCCTCCGACGCCCAAAGCCCTTCAGCCGGGAGGCTACAACCCCCAGGTGGTCCAGAGTCGGATCTCTGAAGTGCTGAAGAAGTACTACAGTGGTCTGTGGCTGTCCAAGCTGCCCTGTGTGTACCGGGACATGCACAACCAGGACCTACCTGGCCAAGGGGTCATAGACCTGGAGAACTGGACACATGTCTGCTCA GTTGAGAAGCCCGTTAGTACCAATCGAGCAGATAGGCTGGTCTACCCCCCTCAGCCCAAACCCCCCAGCCTTGCTGTCGCACCAGTCAAACCCGCAACGGCCCCTTATACTGTCAAACCAGTGACAACCCTCCTAGCTAAACCCATCACTACCGCTCCAGTCAAACCAGTCACCACCAACCCAATGAAACTGGCCCCTCTATTCTACTCACTGCAGAGCCCCTCCTTGAACCAGAGTCAGACCTCGCCCACTCCACCGGCCCCCTCGTGGAAGCACTCCCCGACCAATACCCCCACCTCTCCAACTGCCCCCTCTACCTTGTGGAAGccctctccttcccaccttctccCTACACCCACCTGTAATTTGTGGAAACCCTCCCCTACTTCCACCTCGCCCTCATGGAAGCCCACAACTACCACTTTCTCCCCTACTCCCCCCCCCAACTCCTCCCTTCCTCACCTCCCCCACATGGATGGGCTCCCCTACCCCACCACCcctatcccccctctcccctacaGCGGTGAGCATCCCTGCGGAGGCGTGCCTCAGACTGAAGGAGCTGCTGTCTAA
- the LOC110497421 gene encoding complexin-1: protein MNFVMKAAMGGGPPDVGKMMGGDKEEPDPDAEKKEEERQEALRQQEEERKDKYAKMEVERESMRQGIRDKYGIKKREEAEAEAQAAMEQSAEGSLTRPKSSVPKGCGDDDDEEESIMDTVMKYLPGPLQDMLKK, encoded by the exons ATGAATTTTGTAATGAAGGCAGCTATGGGAG GAGGGCCACCTGATGTGGGCAAGATGATGGGAGGAGACAAGGAAGAGCCCGACCCCGATGCAGAgaagaaagaggaagaaagacaAGAGGCTCTgaggcagcaggaggaggagaggaaagataaATATGCAAAGATGGAAGTGGAGAGGGAATCAATGCGACAAGGCATCAGAGACAAG TACGGAATTAAGAAGAGGGaggaggctgaggctgaggcccAGGCTGCTATGGAGCAGTCTGCAGAGGGCAGTCTGACCCGCCCTAAGTCGTCCGTGCCCAAGGGCTGCGGAGACGACGACGACGAAGAGGAAAGCATCATGGACACGGTCATGAAATACCTCCCTGGTCCTCTCCAAGACATGCTGAAGAAGTAG
- the LOC110497420 gene encoding tropomodulin-1 isoform X2: MSTSYKKEVVNYRDVDEDELLKKLSEEELQRLEDELEELDPDNALLPAGMRQKDQTKKAPTGTFQRENLVAHLEKQAKEHPDKEDLVPFTGEKRGKVFIPKDMVDPIMENVSLEPELEEALANASDAEICDIAAILGMHTLMSNQQYYEALASSNIVNKQGLNSVIQCTQYKPVPDEQPNSTDVEETLLRMQRNDPDLLEVNLNNIKNIPVKTLKAFAESLMENTVVERFSMVGTRSNNPVAFALAEMLKVNTTLKSLNIESNFITGTGILALIASLQTNTTLQELKIDNQSQPLGNKVEMEIASMLEKNTTLLKFGYHFTLQGPRLRGSNAMMNNNDLVRKRRLEGGPIFPKCRTSV, from the exons ATGTCCACCTCCTATAAGAAGGAAGTAGTGAACTACAGGGACGTTGATGAGGATGAACTACTGAAGAAACTCTCAGAGGAAGAGCTACAGAGGCTGGAGGATGAGCTGGAAGAGTTAGATCCTGAC AATGCCCTGTTGCCGGCCGGGATGAGGCAGAAGGATCAGACCAAGAAGGCGCCGACCGGAACCTTCCAGAGAGAGAACCTGGTAGCCCACCTGGAGAAGCAAGCCAAGGAACACCCTGACAAGGAGGACCTGGTTCCGTTcactggagagaagagag GTAAAGTCTTTATACCTAAGGATATGGTGGACCCCATCATGGAGAATGTATCTCTGGAGCCAGAGCTGGAGGAGGCACTGGCCAACGCCAGCGACGCTGAGATCTGCGACATTGCCG ccattcTGGGAATGCACACTCTGATGAGTAACCAGCAGTACTACGAGGCTTTGGCCAGCAGCAATATAGTCAACAAACAAGGCCTTAACA GTGTTATCCAGTGTACTCAGTATAAGCCTGTGCCTGATGAGCAGCCCAACTCTACTGACGTGGAGGAGACGCTGTTGAGGATGCAGAGGAACGACCCTGACCTGCTGGAGGTCAACCTCAACAACATCAAG AACATTCCAGTGAAGACACTGAAGGCTTTTGCAGAATCGCTGATGGAGAACACTGTAGTGGAACGCTTCAGCATGGTGGGAACCAGGAGTAATAATCCCGTAGCCTTT GCCCTGGCAGAGATGCTGAAGGTGAACACCACGCTGAAGAGTCTAAACATAGAATCCAACTTCATCACAGGGACGGGTATCCTGGCTCTCATTGCCTCACTACAGACCAACACAACCCTGCAGGAACTCAAGATCGACAACCAG aGCCAGCCGCTAGGTAACAAGGTGGAGATGGAGATAGCCAGCATGCTGGAGAAGAACACCACGTTGTTGAAGTTTGGCTACCACTTTACCCTGCAGGGCCCCAGGCTGAGGGGCTCCAACGCCATGATGAACAACAACGACCTGG TAAGAAAGAGAAGGCTTGAAGGAGGTCCCATCTTCCCCAAGTGTCGGACAAGCGTGTAG
- the LOC118941545 gene encoding tudor domain-containing protein 7B-like gives MEESMTTVYSQLSAQRLLPFPSAGQLAAVKVKRGEEVARAQSLKLDEAKLVHIYPFTSQGSQDVTNSVNHQMVTSDLWKHPAFPGPQRDGLPTPSFLDTMVANMVDQFTLESPACSPIPVSTKTPSPLEGAGDTSKVLTPTLVTCAWGEKQLALTPLMALPQEGQNMNVYVSVACHPGHFVLQPWQDPYKLMGEMVLYNNQREETPGPGDEQKGQVKVDHK, from the exons ATGGAGGAATCCATGACAACGGTCTACAGCCAGCTCAGTGCTCAGAggctcctccccttcccctcggCTGGCCAACTTGCGGCCGTCAAAGTAAAGAGGGGCGAGGAGGtcgccagggcccag AGCTTGAAGTTGGACGAGGCCAAGCTGGTGCACATCTACCCGTTTACCTCTCAGGGCTCCCAGGATGTCACCAACAGTGTTAACCACCAGATGGTGACCTCTGACCTATGGAAGCACCCCGCCTTCCCCGGACCCCAGAGGGACGGCCTCCCTACCCCCAGTTTCCTCGACACCATGGTCGCCAACATGGTGGATCAGTTTACCCTTGAAAGCCCAGCCTGCAGCCCTATCCCTGTCTCCACCAAGACCCCCAGCCCTCTGGAGGGTGCCGGGGACACGTCAAAAGTGCTCACCCCCACTTTGGTCACCTGCGCTTGGGGAGAGAAGCAGCTGGCGCTGACCCCTCTCATGGCGCTTCCCCAGGAGGGCCAGAACATGAACGTCTACGTGTCTGTGGCCTGTCACCCGGGACACTTTGTCCTGCAGCCGTGGCAG GACCCGTACAAGCTGATGGGAGAGATGGTCCTTTACAACAACCAGAGGGAGGAGACGCCGGGGCCCGGAGATGAACAGAAAGGCCAGGTCAAGGTGGACCATAAGTGA
- the LOC110497420 gene encoding tropomodulin-1 isoform X1, translated as MSTSYKKEVVNYRDVDEDELLKKLSEEELQRLEDELEELDPDNALLPAGMRQKDQTKKAPTGTFQRENLVAHLEKQAKEHPDKEDLVPFTGEKRGKVFIPKDMVDPIMENVSLEPELEEALANASDAEICDIAAILGMHTLMSNQQYYEALASSNIVNKQGLNSVIQCTQYKPVPDEQPNSTDVEETLLRMQRNDPDLLEVNLNNIKNIPVKTLKAFAESLMENTVVERFSMVGTRSNNPVAFALAEMLKVNTTLKSLNIESNFITGTGILALIASLQTNTTLQELKIDNQSQPLGNKVEMEIASMLEKNTTLLKFGYHFTLQGPRLRGSNAMMNNNDLARVIRSDHHSDNSFTLTLSVPELERAFGKKVQAETHQTQDQEIRKRRLEGGPIFPKCRTSV; from the exons ATGTCCACCTCCTATAAGAAGGAAGTAGTGAACTACAGGGACGTTGATGAGGATGAACTACTGAAGAAACTCTCAGAGGAAGAGCTACAGAGGCTGGAGGATGAGCTGGAAGAGTTAGATCCTGAC AATGCCCTGTTGCCGGCCGGGATGAGGCAGAAGGATCAGACCAAGAAGGCGCCGACCGGAACCTTCCAGAGAGAGAACCTGGTAGCCCACCTGGAGAAGCAAGCCAAGGAACACCCTGACAAGGAGGACCTGGTTCCGTTcactggagagaagagag GTAAAGTCTTTATACCTAAGGATATGGTGGACCCCATCATGGAGAATGTATCTCTGGAGCCAGAGCTGGAGGAGGCACTGGCCAACGCCAGCGACGCTGAGATCTGCGACATTGCCG ccattcTGGGAATGCACACTCTGATGAGTAACCAGCAGTACTACGAGGCTTTGGCCAGCAGCAATATAGTCAACAAACAAGGCCTTAACA GTGTTATCCAGTGTACTCAGTATAAGCCTGTGCCTGATGAGCAGCCCAACTCTACTGACGTGGAGGAGACGCTGTTGAGGATGCAGAGGAACGACCCTGACCTGCTGGAGGTCAACCTCAACAACATCAAG AACATTCCAGTGAAGACACTGAAGGCTTTTGCAGAATCGCTGATGGAGAACACTGTAGTGGAACGCTTCAGCATGGTGGGAACCAGGAGTAATAATCCCGTAGCCTTT GCCCTGGCAGAGATGCTGAAGGTGAACACCACGCTGAAGAGTCTAAACATAGAATCCAACTTCATCACAGGGACGGGTATCCTGGCTCTCATTGCCTCACTACAGACCAACACAACCCTGCAGGAACTCAAGATCGACAACCAG aGCCAGCCGCTAGGTAACAAGGTGGAGATGGAGATAGCCAGCATGCTGGAGAAGAACACCACGTTGTTGAAGTTTGGCTACCACTTTACCCTGCAGGGCCCCAGGCTGAGGGGCTCCAACGCCATGATGAACAACAACGACCTGG CTCGGGTAATCCGATCTGATCATCACTCGGACAATTCCTTCACCCTCACTCTGTCCGTGCCGGAACTGGAGAGGGCATTTGGTAAAAAAGTTCAAGCCGAAACTCACCAAACCCAAGACCAAGAAA TAAGAAAGAGAAGGCTTGAAGGAGGTCCCATCTTCCCCAAGTGTCGGACAAGCGTGTAG